Within Vibrio campbellii CAIM 519 = NBRC 15631 = ATCC 25920, the genomic segment GTCGAAGAAAAAGATTGGCCCCATTTATTTGATGCGTTTTATAGTGCCGACAAATCACGTAACAAGAGCACCAGTGGTTTTGGCTTAGGGCTTGCCATCGTCAAACAGATTGTCGAATTACAAAAAGGAGAAGTCTCCATTTCGCATAGCCCGTACGGCGGCGCATGCTTTACGATCTACTTTCCTAATTAAATTCATAAACTTATCAACAATCGCATTATCGAGATTACAAAAGACGACACTTCTATACAATCCGCTTACAGTTTCCCTCAATAAAACAGTGTACAATTTTCCTATTGATTCACACCAGTAATTGATTAGTACAATGTGTAAACCAATTCTTCTCGGTACTCTTTCATCCGCACTGACGGCGTGTGCGTACAATCAAGCACCCGTTGTTGATATGACCAATGTCGACCAAGCGCAATACGAACAAGATTTTGCCTATTGCCAAGGCTACTCAGAAAAGGTGGATAAAGGCGAAGCAGCAAAAACAGAAGCACAAAATGGTGCAACCACTGGCGCATTAGTAGGCGCAGTTGCCGGCGCACTGGAGAATGGCATCGGTGGTGCTGCTGTAGGCGCGGTGGCGGGTACGGCTGTTGGCGCAGGCGCAGGTGCCGTTGGTGGTGCAAATGACTCGACAAAAACTCAAGCACTTGTTCTACGCAAGTGTCTAGCGAATAAGGGCTACACAGTCTACGACCTAGAGTCATAGGGTACAAACCCGCATCAATTAGACAAAATTTGGTGTCGGCGTATATCTTTTTCACAAATGTTACACGCCCGCTCCATTAGTTTCATTTTTTCCCAATTCGATGCACTTCTGTCATCAGGGGAGGCTTATCCCTCGAAGCCTCCCTCTTTTTGGGCTTAGCAGTCAAAAGGCCATATTTTGAAACCAGGTAAAACAGGCATTCGCCGGATATTGGACGCAACCGGCTACTCACTTCAAGGATTGAAAGCTGCGTGGATTCACGAAGCCGCTTTCAGACAAGAGCTGGTACTCACACTCGTACTATCTATCTGTGCATTTTTGCTTCCTGTCACCACCTTAGAACGCATCATGATGATTAGCAGCCTTCTGTTGGTCGTGATTGTTGAATTGATTAATTCCGCCATCGAAGCGGTTGTAGATCGTGTCAGCGATGACTGGCATGAACTCAGTGGAAGAGCCAAAGACATTGGCTCAGCAGCTGTATTTGTTGCACTTTTTCTTGCCCTATTTGTTTGGGCGTCGATTTTACTTTAGTCACACCGAAGCGGATCAATTATGAAGACAATTGAACTCCCAACTAAAGGTATCTCATATGTTACCTTTACATTCTTACTCGCTTTGTACTTCGCTCTTGTAGTAAACATTCCAATTTACAAAGAGTTAGTACACATCTTCTCAAGCCTTGATCAAGTCAAGATCGGTTTTATTATTACAATTCCTATCTTCTTTTTTGCCGCGTTGAATTTCCTGTTTAACCTATTCAGCTGGCCTTGGATCAGCAAACCTTTCTTTATCCTATTATTGATAACATCGGGCATGGTGAGTTACGCAAGCTACAACTATGGCACCCTGTTCGATACGGATATGATCACCAACATCGTAGAGACGGACAGCAGTGAAGCCAGTTCATACTTAAGTGCCTACTCAGTTATCTGGACACTGATTATGGGAGTTGTTCCCGCTATCTTGGTCCTCAAGGTGAAACTCAAGCCCATAGAAGGTAAATGGCTTCGATTTACATTAACTAAAGCCGTATCTATGCTGGCTTCATTGGCGATAATCGCCGTGATTGCAGGTTTGTACTACCAAGACTATGCGTCTGTCGGCCGAAACAATAGTTACCTAAAGAAAGTCATCATCCCTACTCAGTATGTGTATGCCATTTCTAGCTACGTAAAAGAAAATTACTTAACGACGCCAGAGCCTTACCGCGAAATTGGTACGGATGCAAAACAGTCCCAACTAACACTGGAACAAGCAAAAGAAAAACCGACGCTGCTTGTCTTTGTGCTAGGTGAAACGGCACGTACTCAAAACTACCAAATCAACGGTTATGATCGTGAAACCAACCCGTACACCAGCAAGTTAGACGTGATTTCATTCCAAGACGTCTCTTCTTGCGGGACGGCGACCGCGGTTTCTGTGCCTTGTATGTTCTCTCAATTACCTCGCAGTGATTTCGACCGTAGCAAAGCAGATAACCAAGACAATGCCTTAGATATCATGCAACGTGCTGGCATCGATCTCATGTGGAAAGAAAATGACGGTGGTGACAAAGGCGTAGCCCATAAGATCAACAAAATTGAAGTCGATCGCAGACAAAAAAATGAATTTTGCAACGGCAGCACCTGCTATGACATTGCATTGCTTGAAAACATCGAAGAACAAATTGGTGGCATGAAAGGTAACCGCCTTGTTGCATTACACCTCATTGGCAGTCATGGGCCGACGTATTTCCAACGTTACCCGAAAGACAAAGCTTTCTTTCAACCAGACTGTCCTCGTGCAGACATTGAAAACTGTAGCGTTGAGCAAATCGTTAACTCCTACGACAACACGATTAGCTACACAGACTTCGTCTTGGATCAAACCATTGCGAAATTGAAAACGTTAGAAGACAAATACAATACCGCGATGATCTACGTCTCTGACCACGGCGAGTCTTTGGGCGAAAATGGCTTGTTCTTACATGGCATGCCATACGGGTTGGCACCAGATTTTCAAAAACGCGTACCCATGATGGTTTGGATGTCTCCTAGCTTTAAACAAGCCAAGCACATCGATGCCAATTGCTTGGCACAAGAAGCCCAGCAAACAGCAACGCATTCACACGATAATGTATTCCACTCGTTGTTGGGAATCATGGATGTTGAAACTAATGCCTATGACGGTAAGTTGGATATCTTTAAAACGTGCAGAACCTCTTAACGAGCTCTTGTAGGAGTTCGTAACAAGACAATATGAAAGTAAAGCCTGACCACGACGTGAGTCAGGCTTTTTATGACACCTCGCTCCCAGAAATGCCAGCAGTTAAGGCTATAATATTGGCCTCATTAACAAACAAAGCAGAACCAAATGAAAATTGGCATCATTGGCTTGGGTGATATAGCTCAGAAAGCCTACCTACCTGTTATCACTCAACTTCCAAACGTTGAACTCGTATTTTGTACCCGCAACGCGAACACACTTAATACCCTCTCACAACAATATCGAATAGCAGAAACCTGCCTAGACTATCGACAACTGGTTGGTATGGGTGTCGATGCGGTCATGATTCACGCTGCTACCCACGTTCACCCTCAAATTGCCGCTTTCTTTTTAGAACAAGGCATCCCGACCTTCGTCGATAAACCTTTAGCTGATAGCGCCGCAGAGGTAGAAAAGCTTTACGATCTTGCAGAGCGCGTGAAACAGCCTTTATATATTGGTTTTAATCGCCGTTATATTCCGCTCTACAACCAACATATGTTTGGAGTACAGCGAGGCGAACTTTCAGGCATGAAATCACTGCGCTGGGAGAAGAACCGTCATCAATTACCCGGTGATATTCGCACGTTCATTTTCGATGACTTTATCCACCCTCTCGATAGTATAAACATCACGGCCAAAGCCGATCTGCAAAACGCCTACATCACACATCAAATGGATGGTGACCAGCTGGCGCGCCTTGATATCCAATGGCAGCATGGTGACACACTGCTTCATGCTTCAATGAACCGCCACTTTGGTATCACGACGGAGCGTGTTCAAGCTTGCTACGCAAACAAAGCGATGGAGTTTGATTCGTTTGTTGAAGGGAAACTGTGGCAAGATAATCAGGAGCAGAAATTGAGCTTAAAAGATTGGACACCAATGCTAACAAGTAAAGGTTTCTACTCTATGTTGCTAGACTGGTTTGAAGTGATTCAATCAGGCAACATCGCACCTGAAATCGTCGCACGCAATATTGCTAGCCACCAACTTGCAGAAGCGATTTGTCAGCATATTGAACAAGCCGTGCATCGATAACTAAGCACTAAAACGAGCGCGGAACGCTTTGGGTGCCAATCCCATGGTTTTAATGAACACTTTGCGAAACGCGCTCGCATCTTGATACCCAACTTGGTAAGCAATCACCTCAAACGCTAAGTTGCTCGATTCGAGTAAATCACACGCTTTTTGCACACGAAGATGTTGTAAGTATTGATTCAAGTTCAAACCTGTGGCTTTTTGAAAACGTCTTTGTAGCGTTCGTTCAGTCAAACAACTGATTTCTGATAAAGATTGATTTGAAATCACTTGTGAGAAGTGGTCCGCCATGTAATGTTGAACATTCAGTACCGCACTATCTCCATGTTGCAAATTAGGCATGAACTGCTGATAGAAGCGTTGCTCTCTCGCACCAGTATCTACTACCAGCATCTTTCCCAGTAAACGCATCACCGTCGGCGTACTTAACTGAGAAACAAGCTCTAGGCCCAAATCAAGCCAAGACATCATGCCACCAGCAGTAATAACACTGCCTTCGTTGATTAAAATTGACTCCTGCTTCATTGCTACATGAGGGAATTGCTCTCTAAACAATCCCGCTAATGCCCAGTGCGTTGTGCACGTTTTGTTGTTCAGCAAACCAGCATGAGCAAGAATAAAGGCACCAGCGCAAGCTGAAGCGACAATTGCCCCTGCGCTATGTTGTCCCGATAGCCAAGCCATTAGTTGTTGATTGGGCGCTAAATAATATTGCTCTTCACCACTAGGTGGTAATAAAACTACCGAGTAATCCTTATGAGTATACGTGCTTTCTCCATTGATCATTTCCGTACAAAAGCGCTTCCCTACCCCCACTTCAATAGCGGCACTATTTGCTGTTTCAAACAGCTCCAGCAAGCCATAAATCGACGCTTTTGAACTGCCCGGGTAATCCACAATTGCGATATTAAACTCTTGCATACTACCTGTCATTTTTAACCTAATTATTGCCATTTTAGACATAGCGCAACACTAAGGAAAGCTCAATTTTTAATTTAGAATCTTTTCAAAACAGTTAGAGCCCACTTCAAACTGAGTCAAATCAAAAAAGCTAATGCCTCCTATAAAGCATGAGCTTTTATCGTTTTTAGAACCAAGTTCAGAACAAAATATCACCGCTCGAACGCACACCTGCCCAATAGTTAACCACATGCATAAAACGCATAAATTACTTCACTTTTTGTCATTTGTTTCATCCTTTAATAGTCACTAAACTTCGCGCTCTTTTTTCTACTTGGGCGCACAATGCATGCTTTTTTCTCAAACCATTTTCGCTCAGGTGCTGAGAATGTCAGTCATGTTGGGTCTGTCGTTAATCATCGTCCATAACTCACCTAAGTTATTGGAAATATTGGCAGAGCAAGCCATCAACAGCGGTTGCCATCAAACCACTGGCGACGGTGAACACCAGGATCACTCTCATCACCACCATCACCATTAATAAGAGCAAATTATGAGTATTTTCCGATTTCCAATTCTTGTCTGGCTTGGAATAGGGATTTTGATTATCTGTCTAGGGATTAGACAATCGTTCGGCATTTTCATGATGCCAA encodes:
- a CDS encoding glycine zipper family protein, whose protein sequence is MCKPILLGTLSSALTACAYNQAPVVDMTNVDQAQYEQDFAYCQGYSEKVDKGEAAKTEAQNGATTGALVGAVAGALENGIGGAAVGAVAGTAVGAGAGAVGGANDSTKTQALVLRKCLANKGYTVYDLES
- a CDS encoding diacylglycerol kinase, which codes for MKPGKTGIRRILDATGYSLQGLKAAWIHEAAFRQELVLTLVLSICAFLLPVTTLERIMMISSLLLVVIVELINSAIEAVVDRVSDDWHELSGRAKDIGSAAVFVALFLALFVWASILL
- a CDS encoding phosphoethanolamine transferase — encoded protein: MKTIELPTKGISYVTFTFLLALYFALVVNIPIYKELVHIFSSLDQVKIGFIITIPIFFFAALNFLFNLFSWPWISKPFFILLLITSGMVSYASYNYGTLFDTDMITNIVETDSSEASSYLSAYSVIWTLIMGVVPAILVLKVKLKPIEGKWLRFTLTKAVSMLASLAIIAVIAGLYYQDYASVGRNNSYLKKVIIPTQYVYAISSYVKENYLTTPEPYREIGTDAKQSQLTLEQAKEKPTLLVFVLGETARTQNYQINGYDRETNPYTSKLDVISFQDVSSCGTATAVSVPCMFSQLPRSDFDRSKADNQDNALDIMQRAGIDLMWKENDGGDKGVAHKINKIEVDRRQKNEFCNGSTCYDIALLENIEEQIGGMKGNRLVALHLIGSHGPTYFQRYPKDKAFFQPDCPRADIENCSVEQIVNSYDNTISYTDFVLDQTIAKLKTLEDKYNTAMIYVSDHGESLGENGLFLHGMPYGLAPDFQKRVPMMVWMSPSFKQAKHIDANCLAQEAQQTATHSHDNVFHSLLGIMDVETNAYDGKLDIFKTCRTS
- a CDS encoding Gfo/Idh/MocA family protein, whose product is MKIGIIGLGDIAQKAYLPVITQLPNVELVFCTRNANTLNTLSQQYRIAETCLDYRQLVGMGVDAVMIHAATHVHPQIAAFFLEQGIPTFVDKPLADSAAEVEKLYDLAERVKQPLYIGFNRRYIPLYNQHMFGVQRGELSGMKSLRWEKNRHQLPGDIRTFIFDDFIHPLDSINITAKADLQNAYITHQMDGDQLARLDIQWQHGDTLLHASMNRHFGITTERVQACYANKAMEFDSFVEGKLWQDNQEQKLSLKDWTPMLTSKGFYSMLLDWFEVIQSGNIAPEIVARNIASHQLAEAICQHIEQAVHR
- a CDS encoding GlxA family transcriptional regulator; the protein is MQEFNIAIVDYPGSSKASIYGLLELFETANSAAIEVGVGKRFCTEMINGESTYTHKDYSVVLLPPSGEEQYYLAPNQQLMAWLSGQHSAGAIVASACAGAFILAHAGLLNNKTCTTHWALAGLFREQFPHVAMKQESILINEGSVITAGGMMSWLDLGLELVSQLSTPTVMRLLGKMLVVDTGAREQRFYQQFMPNLQHGDSAVLNVQHYMADHFSQVISNQSLSEISCLTERTLQRRFQKATGLNLNQYLQHLRVQKACDLLESSNLAFEVIAYQVGYQDASAFRKVFIKTMGLAPKAFRARFSA